One part of the Anaeromyxobacter sp. Fw109-5 genome encodes these proteins:
- a CDS encoding formate dehydrogenase accessory protein FdhE, whose product MNMNDASTKKWIEAHPYLEGVAAFQALVEAAAAQAAPIARRPAWDAYAADLAAGVPLLRSARAGLDVAPEGAAALRAVTAAVSRAALPPAIATAAKALDEALSAPRAAEAAIAWLVCGSPEKGQPEGGGLVRYLGWTALQRVLAPIVAEFDRWRDEERWRRGECPTCGSAPTMGTLVSVAEGRGRQLACGCCRTRWTFKRVACPFCDNEDANRLGVLELEQEPGLRLDVCEACKGYVKTYTGTRDLELVLSDWPTLHLDVLARDRGYRRLGTSLYELEGQGGDHQA is encoded by the coding sequence ATGAACATGAACGACGCTTCGACGAAGAAGTGGATCGAGGCCCACCCCTACCTGGAGGGCGTCGCCGCCTTCCAGGCGCTGGTCGAGGCCGCCGCCGCCCAGGCGGCGCCCATCGCGCGCCGCCCGGCGTGGGACGCGTACGCAGCGGATCTCGCCGCGGGAGTACCGCTCCTGCGGAGCGCGCGCGCCGGGCTGGACGTGGCGCCCGAGGGGGCGGCGGCCCTCCGCGCGGTGACGGCGGCCGTCTCCCGGGCGGCGCTGCCCCCCGCCATCGCCACGGCGGCGAAGGCCCTCGACGAGGCGCTCAGCGCGCCCCGGGCCGCGGAGGCCGCGATCGCGTGGCTGGTGTGCGGCTCGCCGGAGAAGGGCCAGCCGGAGGGCGGCGGGCTGGTGCGGTACCTCGGGTGGACGGCCCTGCAGCGCGTCCTCGCGCCGATCGTGGCGGAGTTCGACCGCTGGCGCGACGAGGAGCGCTGGCGCCGCGGCGAGTGCCCGACGTGCGGATCGGCCCCGACCATGGGCACCCTCGTCTCGGTGGCGGAGGGGCGCGGCCGGCAGCTCGCGTGCGGCTGCTGCCGGACGCGGTGGACCTTCAAGCGCGTGGCCTGCCCGTTCTGCGACAACGAGGACGCGAACCGGCTCGGCGTGCTCGAGCTCGAGCAGGAGCCCGGCCTGCGGCTCGACGTGTGCGAGGCGTGCAAGGGCTACGTGAAGACGTACACCGGCACGCGGGACCTGGAGCTGGTCCTCTCCGACTGGCCGACCCTCCACCTCGACGTGCTCGCGCGCGATCGCGGCTACCGGCGGCTCGGGACGTCGCTGTACGAGCTCGAGGGCCAAGGCGGAGACCACCAGGCC
- a CDS encoding 4Fe-4S dicluster domain-containing protein translates to MSNATLIDTTKCIGCRSCQVTCKQWNDMPAERTQLNAAVGLQNPLTLSAKTLCVITTHEVDAPSAPGGLQYAFAKRQCMHCDEPACASACPVTAIHKTKEGPVVYDESKCIGCRYCMWACPWGVPMAEWDSLAPTIQKCDMCHDRALQPAPTVRNGDALSADDHQRFAAAIALPACVKQCPAGALKFGDREELLREARERMAASPGKYVDRIYGEQEAGGTNMLYLASVPFSELGFPEVGNESYPKRSAVALGAVPPAVIGVGAALGGAYALHKRRQEVQKVEPTPMKHAKGAGKAHRDEGHDHHLEFAPVKSKLWTPANVFLAALMAFGGASFIARFALGLGGSTNLSDTWAWGLWIVFDLVWIAVAAGAFATAGLIYVFQRKDLYSIGRSAVLMGLLSYSFVTVTLLADLGLPWHFYQLALNAPEHSAMFEVSWCVGLYVTVLLAEFLPVPFDRWGLKAAMETWKRWSPVYVVAAVSLFVYLMSRNLVYTGLAAATFGFMAWAFRAQPGKKAEPIMLAIAAVTLSTMHQSSLGSLFLLMPDKLSKAWWSPVMPVYFFLSAVAAGTALMVLIEMWIAKGFKRQLRMDQLASLGKIAFWALAVYLAFRVGDLAVRGQLAAALTGPKAGLILVELVAGGILPLALLGVAKLRENPRTLALGAFLATGGIVLNRVNVVVFGMELKGAAPQIAPQSYFPSVVEWGISIGLIAATIFLFGLAVRHMPVLPKQGAAVEAEPERQADAAA, encoded by the coding sequence ATGAGCAACGCCACGTTGATCGACACGACGAAGTGCATCGGGTGCCGCTCGTGCCAGGTCACCTGCAAGCAGTGGAACGACATGCCGGCCGAGCGGACGCAGCTGAACGCGGCCGTCGGCCTGCAGAACCCGCTCACGCTCTCGGCGAAGACCCTGTGCGTCATCACCACGCACGAGGTGGACGCCCCGAGCGCGCCGGGCGGCCTGCAGTACGCCTTCGCCAAGCGGCAGTGCATGCACTGTGACGAGCCGGCCTGCGCGTCGGCCTGCCCGGTGACGGCCATTCACAAGACGAAGGAAGGGCCGGTCGTCTACGACGAGTCGAAGTGCATCGGCTGCCGCTACTGCATGTGGGCCTGCCCGTGGGGCGTGCCCATGGCGGAGTGGGACTCGCTCGCGCCCACCATCCAGAAGTGCGACATGTGCCACGACCGGGCGCTGCAGCCCGCGCCGACGGTGCGTAACGGCGACGCGCTCAGCGCGGACGATCACCAGCGGTTCGCCGCGGCGATCGCGCTCCCGGCGTGCGTGAAGCAGTGCCCGGCGGGCGCGCTGAAGTTCGGCGACCGCGAGGAGCTCCTCCGCGAGGCGCGCGAGCGCATGGCGGCGAGCCCCGGGAAGTACGTGGACCGCATCTACGGCGAGCAGGAGGCCGGCGGCACGAACATGCTGTACCTCGCCAGCGTGCCGTTCTCGGAGCTCGGGTTCCCGGAGGTCGGGAACGAGAGCTACCCGAAGCGCAGCGCCGTCGCCCTCGGGGCCGTGCCGCCCGCGGTGATCGGCGTGGGCGCGGCGCTCGGCGGGGCCTACGCCCTGCACAAGCGCCGTCAGGAGGTCCAGAAGGTGGAGCCGACGCCCATGAAGCACGCCAAGGGCGCGGGGAAGGCCCACAGGGACGAGGGGCACGACCACCACCTCGAGTTCGCGCCGGTGAAGTCGAAGCTGTGGACGCCCGCGAACGTCTTCCTCGCGGCGCTCATGGCGTTCGGCGGCGCGTCGTTCATCGCCCGCTTCGCGCTCGGCCTGGGCGGCTCCACCAACCTCTCCGACACCTGGGCCTGGGGCCTCTGGATCGTCTTCGACCTCGTCTGGATCGCGGTGGCGGCCGGCGCGTTCGCGACGGCGGGCCTCATCTACGTGTTCCAGCGCAAGGACCTCTACTCCATCGGCCGGTCCGCCGTGCTGATGGGGCTCCTCAGCTACTCGTTCGTCACGGTGACGCTCCTCGCCGACCTCGGCCTGCCGTGGCACTTCTACCAGCTCGCGCTGAACGCCCCCGAGCACTCGGCCATGTTCGAGGTCTCGTGGTGCGTCGGCCTCTACGTGACCGTCCTCCTCGCCGAGTTCCTGCCGGTGCCGTTCGACCGGTGGGGCCTCAAGGCGGCGATGGAGACCTGGAAGCGCTGGTCGCCCGTCTACGTGGTCGCGGCGGTCTCGCTCTTCGTGTACCTGATGTCGCGCAACCTCGTGTACACGGGCCTCGCGGCGGCGACCTTCGGCTTCATGGCCTGGGCCTTCCGCGCGCAGCCGGGCAAGAAGGCCGAGCCCATCATGCTCGCCATCGCGGCGGTGACGCTCTCCACGATGCACCAGAGCTCGCTCGGGTCGCTGTTCCTCCTCATGCCCGACAAGCTCTCGAAGGCGTGGTGGTCGCCGGTCATGCCGGTCTACTTCTTCCTCTCCGCCGTCGCGGCGGGCACCGCGCTCATGGTGCTCATCGAGATGTGGATCGCGAAGGGGTTCAAGCGGCAGCTGCGCATGGACCAGCTCGCGTCGCTCGGTAAGATCGCGTTCTGGGCGCTCGCGGTGTACCTCGCCTTCCGCGTGGGCGACCTCGCGGTGCGCGGCCAGCTCGCCGCGGCGCTGACCGGCCCCAAGGCCGGGCTCATCCTCGTGGAGCTGGTGGCGGGCGGCATCCTGCCCCTCGCCCTCCTCGGCGTCGCGAAGCTGCGCGAGAACCCCCGGACGCTGGCGCTCGGAGCGTTCCTCGCGACCGGCGGGATCGTGCTCAACCGCGTGAACGTGGTCGTGTTCGGGATGGAGCTGAAGGGGGCCGCGCCGCAGATCGCGCCGCAGTCCTACTTCCCGAGCGTGGTCGAGTGGGGCATCTCCATCGGCCTCATCGCCGCCACCATCTTCCTGTTCGGCCTCGCGGTCCGGCACATGCCGGTGCTGCCGAAGCAGGGCGCGGCGGTGGAGGCGGAGCCGGAGCGGCAGGCCGACGCCGCCGCGTAG